The Desulfuromonas versatilis genome has a segment encoding these proteins:
- a CDS encoding acyl-CoA carboxylase subunit beta, with product MGRTQESLRLLEEKERKILQMGGEQAVARHKAKGKLTARERMDLLFDPGTFRELDMFASHRCSNFGMDQVEIPADGVITGHGYVNGRPLFAFAQDFTAMAGSLGEMHAAKICKVMDLAEKAGCPVVGLNDSGGARIQEGVDSLSGYGQVFRRNALLSGVIPQISAIMGSAAGGAVYSPAMTDFIFMVKNTSHMFITGPAVIKAVLGEEVSMEELGGAMTHNTKSGVAHFACENDADCIEQIRQMLAFLPSNNLEEPPVVASGDDRDRLIPDLNTLIPDSPNAAYDMKELIGHIVDDGYFFEPHEHFAPNIIVAFARLNGRPVGIVANQPQVLAGCLDINASSKASRFIRFCDAFNIPLLTIADVPGYLPGTEQEWAGIITHGSKLLWAYSEATVPKLLLAVRKDYGGAYVAMNAKDLGNDMAFAWPTAEIAVMGADGAANIIYRRQIETAADPAAERQRCKQQYEELFANPYCAAARGQVDAVIEPAQTRRRLIDALEILCTKRELRPAKKHGNIPL from the coding sequence ATGGGAAGAACGCAGGAAAGCCTCAGGCTGCTGGAGGAAAAAGAGCGGAAGATTCTGCAGATGGGCGGGGAGCAGGCCGTGGCCAGGCACAAGGCCAAGGGCAAGCTGACCGCCCGCGAACGCATGGATCTTTTGTTCGACCCGGGCACTTTCCGCGAACTGGACATGTTCGCCAGCCACCGCTGCAGCAACTTCGGCATGGACCAGGTCGAGATCCCCGCCGACGGGGTGATCACGGGGCACGGCTATGTCAACGGTCGGCCCCTGTTCGCCTTCGCCCAGGACTTCACCGCCATGGCCGGCAGCCTCGGCGAGATGCACGCCGCCAAGATCTGCAAGGTGATGGACCTGGCGGAAAAGGCCGGCTGCCCCGTGGTGGGTCTGAACGATTCGGGCGGCGCCCGCATCCAGGAGGGGGTCGACTCCCTCTCCGGCTACGGCCAGGTGTTTCGCCGCAACGCTCTGCTGTCGGGGGTGATCCCGCAGATTTCGGCGATCATGGGCTCGGCGGCCGGCGGCGCGGTCTACTCTCCGGCCATGACCGACTTCATCTTCATGGTCAAGAACACCAGCCACATGTTCATTACCGGGCCCGCCGTCATCAAGGCGGTGCTGGGTGAAGAGGTGAGCATGGAGGAGCTGGGCGGGGCCATGACGCACAACACCAAGAGCGGGGTGGCCCACTTCGCCTGCGAAAACGATGCGGACTGCATCGAGCAGATTCGCCAGATGCTGGCATTTCTCCCCTCCAACAACCTGGAAGAACCTCCCGTGGTGGCATCGGGCGATGACCGCGACCGGCTGATCCCGGATCTCAACACCCTGATCCCCGACAGCCCCAACGCGGCCTACGACATGAAGGAGCTCATCGGCCATATCGTCGATGACGGCTACTTCTTCGAGCCTCACGAGCACTTCGCCCCCAACATCATCGTCGCCTTCGCCCGCCTCAACGGCCGGCCCGTGGGCATCGTCGCCAACCAGCCCCAGGTGCTCGCCGGCTGCCTCGACATCAACGCCTCCAGCAAGGCTTCCCGGTTCATCCGTTTCTGCGACGCCTTCAACATCCCCCTGCTGACCATCGCCGATGTCCCCGGTTACCTGCCGGGGACCGAGCAGGAGTGGGCCGGCATCATCACCCACGGGTCCAAGCTGCTCTGGGCATACTCCGAGGCCACCGTACCCAAGCTGCTGCTGGCCGTGCGCAAAGATTACGGCGGTGCCTACGTGGCCATGAACGCCAAGGATCTCGGCAACGACATGGCCTTTGCCTGGCCCACCGCCGAGATTGCCGTCATGGGCGCCGACGGGGCGGCCAACATCATTTACCGCCGGCAGATCGAAACCGCCGCCGACCCGGCGGCCGAGCGGCAGCGCTGCAAGCAGCAATACGAGGAGCTTTTCGCCAACCCCTACTGTGCTGCGGCCCGCGGCCAGGTGGATGCGGTCATCGAGCCGGCCCAGACCCGCAGACGGCTCATCGATGCCCTGGAAATCCTTTGCACCAAGCGCGAGCTGAGGCCCGCCAAGAAGCACGGCAACATCCCGCTCTAG
- a CDS encoding PKD domain-containing protein has product MNLKLLVCLLLFGLTLAGCGAMSPDADPGENQAVTLGDTVTLSAAGSDKRNGDDLSYRWTSVSAPAGSSARLSDATAMEPTFTPDMVGEYVFELVVDNDFHKSAPVRVTVRCRAPGEGDPVVFATDSTGKITLLDLLSVEDSRTAERVNFSLNYTLTNQDTVRADISVLVFALDAAGSQVFSHEIKQVLEPGVKVLGTITLSGALTIAEFESIVEWKADPITVLPATE; this is encoded by the coding sequence ATGAATCTGAAGTTGCTGGTCTGCCTTTTGCTCTTTGGCCTCACCCTGGCCGGTTGCGGGGCCATGTCGCCCGACGCCGACCCGGGTGAAAACCAGGCGGTTACCCTGGGCGACACGGTCACCCTCAGCGCGGCGGGGAGCGACAAGCGAAACGGCGACGATCTCAGCTACCGATGGACCAGCGTATCGGCTCCCGCCGGCAGCAGCGCTCGGCTCTCCGACGCAACCGCCATGGAGCCGACCTTCACCCCCGATATGGTGGGGGAATATGTCTTCGAGCTGGTGGTGGACAACGATTTTCACAAAAGCGCCCCGGTCCGGGTCACCGTGCGCTGCCGGGCTCCCGGGGAGGGCGATCCGGTGGTGTTCGCGACCGATTCCACCGGGAAGATCACGCTCCTGGACCTGCTCTCCGTGGAGGATTCCCGAACCGCCGAGCGGGTCAATTTCTCGTTGAACTACACCCTGACCAACCAGGATACCGTGCGCGCGGATATCAGTGTCCTCGTCTTTGCCCTCGATGCCGCCGGAAGCCAGGTATTTTCCCACGAAATAAAGCAGGTCCTGGAGCCCGGGGTGAAAGTGTTGGGCACCATCACCTTGAGCGGGGCGCTGACCATTGCGGAGTTTGAAAGCATCGTCGAGTGGAAGGCGGACCCGATCACCGTTCTTCCGGCAACCGAATAA
- a CDS encoding L-lactate MFS transporter: protein MQQTASTNKGWSVVLAGTGINLALGILYAWSIFKGAIADSIARGGEGAFTWDAASVNDPYAVACLAFAAAMVLAGKCQDKLGPRVTCLLGGLLVGAGFVWISQTTSYWAWVAGFGVLAGTGIGFGYSAATPPALKWFPPAKTGLIAGIVVSGFGLAPVYIAPLAKYLLAVRGLQEAMLIFGVAFAVVVCSLSLFVVNPPEGFVSGRKTAAKLSAASELGPSQLFSKGTFYTLWLCYFIGAGSGLMVIGSAKGLAHASMGEWAFLVVVIMSVGNAGGRLLAGVVSDKLGRATTLTIMLAFQAVLMFLAIPVLGGQASHPLLVALLVTFIVFNYGTNLSLFPAFAKDLWGMKHFGMNYGILFSAWGVGAFVLVRASQMLQVKTGNFTSSFILAGVLLMIGTVMSLSLRAPKAAASEAAGAVGETDLEPELVKAAK, encoded by the coding sequence ATGCAACAGACAGCATCGACAAACAAGGGCTGGTCCGTCGTTTTGGCCGGCACCGGCATCAACCTCGCACTGGGGATCCTCTACGCCTGGAGCATCTTCAAGGGCGCCATCGCCGATTCCATTGCCCGGGGCGGCGAAGGGGCCTTCACCTGGGATGCCGCCAGCGTCAACGATCCCTACGCCGTGGCCTGCCTGGCCTTCGCCGCGGCCATGGTCCTAGCCGGCAAGTGCCAGGACAAGCTCGGCCCCAGGGTCACCTGCCTGCTCGGCGGTCTGCTGGTCGGAGCGGGTTTTGTCTGGATTTCCCAGACCACCAGCTACTGGGCCTGGGTGGCGGGTTTCGGGGTGCTGGCCGGCACCGGGATCGGCTTCGGCTACTCAGCCGCGACCCCGCCGGCGCTCAAGTGGTTCCCGCCGGCCAAGACCGGGCTCATCGCCGGGATCGTGGTTTCGGGCTTTGGCCTGGCCCCGGTGTATATCGCGCCGCTGGCCAAGTACCTGCTGGCGGTACGGGGCCTGCAGGAGGCCATGCTCATTTTCGGGGTCGCCTTCGCGGTGGTGGTCTGCTCGCTGTCCCTGTTCGTGGTCAACCCGCCCGAGGGTTTCGTCTCCGGGCGCAAGACGGCCGCCAAGCTCTCGGCGGCCAGTGAGCTGGGACCGTCCCAGCTGTTCTCCAAGGGAACCTTCTATACCCTGTGGCTCTGCTACTTCATCGGCGCCGGTTCCGGCCTGATGGTGATCGGCAGCGCCAAGGGGCTGGCCCATGCCTCCATGGGCGAATGGGCGTTTCTGGTGGTGGTGATCATGTCGGTGGGCAACGCCGGCGGGCGCCTGCTGGCCGGGGTCGTCTCCGACAAGCTCGGGCGCGCCACCACCCTGACCATCATGTTGGCGTTCCAGGCGGTGCTTATGTTCCTGGCCATTCCGGTGCTGGGGGGGCAGGCCTCCCACCCCCTGCTGGTCGCCCTGCTGGTGACTTTCATCGTCTTCAACTATGGGACCAATCTCTCGCTGTTCCCCGCCTTCGCCAAGGACCTGTGGGGGATGAAGCACTTCGGCATGAACTACGGCATCCTCTTTTCTGCCTGGGGAGTCGGCGCCTTCGTGCTGGTGCGTGCCTCGCAGATGCTCCAGGTCAAGACCGGGAATTTCACCTCGTCCTTCATTCTCGCCGGCGTCTTGCTGATGATCGGGACGGTGATGTCCCTGTCGCTGCGCGCGCCGAAGGCTGCGGCCAGCGAAGCCGCCGGCGCAGTCGGCGAAACGGACCTGGAGCCGGAACTGGTCAAGGCAGCCAAGTAA
- a CDS encoding pyruvate carboxylase subunit B, whose protein sequence is MSEHSQLNITAMDYRKDRPAAANPLKIMDVTLRDGHQSLFATRGRTEDMLPVAELLDEVGFWAIETWGGATFDTMHRYLNEDPWERLRTLKKHIRKTPFSMLLRGQNLVGYRNYADDVAEAFVARAAENGMDIFRTFDALNDYRNFETVVPAIKKAGKHFQGCICYTMTEPRLGGEVYTLDYYVERARALEAIGADSICIKDMAGLIAPYDAYALIRAIKQAVPSVPLHLHSHFTSGMASMTQLKAVEAGVDILDTCMSPYAYRTSHPALEPLVMSLLGTDRDTGFDIRALAAINEVLEKDVVPKYRHLLDENRLSVIDINVLLHQTPGGMLSNLVNQLREMDALDKLDEVFRELPRVRRELGQIPLVTPTSQIVGIQTVNNVLFDTPEERYKMITAQVKDLCFGLYGKTATPIDPEVQAKALQGYPRGEEPISCRAAEVLEPELEKAAAEIGDLARDQDDLLLYALYPVTGRKFLRWKYGLENPPAEVLARSLEEGRKVVSDIEKAKSGLLVEKPQTPEKGENFRSFNVFVDNEYFRIEVEEEGGVPQLRSVPHAAPLNAMPARKPSAPARKAAPPADSAEGAAITAPMPGLIVRTEKRVGEAVAAGDTVVILEAMKMENALKAQVSGTIKAINCQSGDNVRKGEVLVLVE, encoded by the coding sequence ATGAGCGAGCACAGCCAGCTGAACATCACCGCAATGGACTATCGCAAGGACCGCCCCGCGGCCGCCAACCCCCTGAAGATCATGGACGTGACCCTGCGCGACGGGCACCAGTCCCTGTTCGCCACCCGGGGCCGGACCGAGGACATGCTGCCGGTTGCCGAGTTGCTGGACGAGGTCGGCTTCTGGGCCATCGAGACCTGGGGCGGGGCCACCTTCGACACCATGCACCGCTACCTCAACGAGGATCCCTGGGAGCGGCTGCGCACCCTGAAAAAACATATCCGCAAGACCCCCTTCTCCATGCTGCTGCGGGGCCAGAACCTGGTCGGCTACCGCAACTACGCCGACGACGTGGCCGAGGCCTTCGTGGCTCGGGCGGCGGAAAACGGCATGGATATCTTCCGCACCTTCGACGCCCTCAACGACTACCGCAACTTCGAGACCGTGGTGCCGGCCATCAAGAAGGCCGGCAAGCATTTCCAGGGGTGCATCTGCTACACCATGACCGAACCGCGGCTGGGCGGCGAGGTCTACACTCTCGATTATTATGTCGAACGGGCCAGGGCCCTCGAGGCGATCGGCGCCGATTCCATCTGTATCAAGGACATGGCCGGCCTGATCGCCCCCTACGACGCCTACGCCCTGATCCGGGCCATCAAGCAGGCGGTCCCCTCCGTGCCGCTGCACCTGCACAGCCACTTCACCTCGGGGATGGCCTCGATGACCCAGCTCAAGGCGGTGGAGGCCGGGGTGGACATCCTCGATACCTGCATGTCCCCCTACGCCTATCGCACCTCCCATCCGGCGCTGGAGCCGCTGGTGATGAGCCTGCTCGGCACCGACCGCGACACCGGCTTCGACATCCGCGCCCTGGCGGCGATCAACGAGGTGCTGGAGAAGGACGTCGTCCCCAAGTACCGCCACCTGCTCGACGAGAACCGCCTTTCGGTCATCGACATCAACGTCCTGCTGCACCAGACCCCGGGGGGCATGCTCTCCAACCTGGTCAACCAGCTGCGCGAGATGGACGCGCTGGACAAGCTCGACGAGGTGTTCCGCGAGCTGCCCCGGGTGCGCCGCGAACTGGGGCAGATCCCCCTGGTCACCCCCACCAGCCAGATCGTCGGCATCCAGACCGTCAACAACGTGCTCTTCGACACCCCCGAGGAGCGCTACAAGATGATCACCGCCCAGGTCAAGGATCTCTGCTTCGGCCTCTACGGCAAGACCGCCACCCCCATCGACCCCGAGGTGCAGGCCAAGGCCCTGCAGGGCTATCCCCGTGGCGAGGAGCCGATCAGCTGCCGCGCCGCCGAAGTTCTCGAGCCCGAGCTGGAAAAAGCCGCCGCGGAGATCGGCGACCTGGCCAGGGACCAGGACGATCTGCTGCTCTACGCCCTCTACCCGGTGACCGGGCGCAAATTCCTCCGCTGGAAATACGGCCTGGAAAACCCCCCCGCGGAGGTTCTCGCGAGGAGCCTCGAAGAGGGGCGCAAGGTGGTCTCGGACATCGAGAAGGCCAAGTCCGGCCTGCTGGTGGAAAAGCCCCAGACGCCGGAAAAAGGGGAAAACTTCCGCTCCTTCAACGTCTTTGTCGACAATGAGTATTTCCGCATCGAAGTCGAGGAGGAGGGCGGGGTGCCCCAGCTGCGCAGCGTCCCCCATGCCGCCCCGCTGAACGCAATGCCGGCGCGCAAACCCTCGGCCCCGGCGCGCAAGGCGGCGCCCCCTGCGGACTCCGCCGAGGGCGCCGCCATCACCGCCCCCATGCCCGGGCTGATCGTGCGCACCGAGAAGCGGGTGGGCGAGGCCGTGGCCGCCGGCGACACGGTGGTGATCCTGGAAGCCATGAAAATGGAGAACGCCTTGAAGGCCCAGGTCTCGGGCACCATCAAGGCCATCAACTGCCAAAGCGGCGACAACGTCCGCAAAGGCGAAGTGCTGGTCCTTGTCGAGTAA
- a CDS encoding ATP-binding cassette domain-containing protein, with translation MNALQSESPPPPLAFEGVTTEPDPAYDVPLWELSFSLGEGELLLVMLERGQYRIPLADVALGITEPAQGRVLFLGEDWRRLGPTRGAARRGRCGRVFATQGWCAALAVNDNITLAQRHHTLRSVEQIEAEATNLARYFGLPGLPLREPGRTRPGDLGRAALARAFLGRPALLLLEEPTRHLYPEILPPLLNALRAARRRGAAVLWTTSEPRLWNEQALDPTWKGTMYGSRMQLQPGRTP, from the coding sequence ATGAACGCCCTGCAAAGCGAATCGCCACCGCCGCCGCTCGCCTTCGAGGGGGTGACCACCGAGCCCGACCCCGCTTACGATGTGCCGCTCTGGGAGCTGAGCTTCAGCCTGGGCGAAGGCGAACTGCTGCTGGTGATGCTGGAGCGGGGCCAATACCGGATCCCCCTGGCCGATGTCGCCCTCGGCATCACCGAGCCGGCCCAGGGCCGGGTGCTGTTTCTCGGCGAAGACTGGCGCCGCCTCGGCCCGACGCGCGGCGCGGCGCGGCGCGGCCGGTGCGGCAGGGTCTTCGCCACCCAGGGCTGGTGCGCCGCGCTGGCGGTGAACGACAACATCACCCTGGCCCAGCGCCACCATACCCTGCGTTCGGTGGAGCAGATCGAGGCCGAAGCGACCAACCTGGCCCGCTATTTCGGCCTGCCGGGGCTGCCGCTGCGGGAGCCGGGGCGCACCCGCCCCGGCGACCTGGGCCGGGCGGCGCTGGCCCGCGCGTTTCTCGGCCGCCCCGCCCTGTTGCTGCTGGAGGAGCCGACCCGCCACCTCTATCCCGAGATCCTCCCGCCGCTGCTCAATGCCCTGCGGGCGGCTCGCCGGCGCGGCGCGGCGGTGCTCTGGACCACCAGCGAGCCGCGGCTCTGGAACGAGCAGGCCCTGGATCCGACCTGGAAAGGGACCATGTACGGTTCGCGCATGCAGCTGCAGCCCGGGAGGACGCCATGA
- the queF gene encoding NADPH-dependent 7-cyano-7-deazaguanine reductase QueF (Catalyzes the NADPH-dependent reduction of 7-cyano-7-deazaguanine (preQ0) to 7-aminomethyl-7-deazaguanine (preQ1) in queuosine biosynthesis), with product MTTMNEFEKSLPLGKATLYKSEYDPGLLCPVPRRLKRDELALTGALPFSGVDIWNAYELSWLSPKGKPVVAMGEFRVPCESANLIESKSFKLYLNSLNQTRYQSPGQVEQVLAADLHAAAGAPVGVRLLDSARFAEERIVTLPGRCIDDLDIEVEGYQLDPQLLAGSADPSDPVEETLHSHLLKSNCLVTSQPDWGSVLIRYRGGRIDPEALLRYLISFRQHNEFHEQCVERIFVDLMRFCRPERLTVYARYTRRGGLDINPFRSNFEAKVENLRLARQ from the coding sequence ATGACCACGATGAACGAATTCGAAAAAAGCCTGCCCCTGGGCAAGGCGACCCTGTACAAATCCGAGTACGACCCCGGCCTGCTCTGCCCGGTGCCGCGCCGCCTCAAGCGCGATGAACTGGCCTTGACCGGCGCGCTCCCCTTCTCGGGGGTGGACATCTGGAACGCCTACGAGCTCTCCTGGCTCTCCCCCAAGGGCAAGCCGGTGGTGGCCATGGGCGAGTTCCGCGTCCCCTGCGAGTCGGCCAACCTGATCGAGTCCAAGTCCTTCAAGCTCTACCTCAACTCGCTGAACCAGACCCGCTACCAAAGCCCGGGCCAAGTCGAGCAGGTCCTCGCCGCCGACCTCCACGCCGCCGCCGGCGCGCCGGTCGGCGTACGGCTGCTCGACAGCGCCCGCTTCGCCGAAGAGCGCATCGTCACCCTGCCCGGGCGCTGCATCGACGATCTGGACATCGAGGTCGAGGGCTACCAGCTCGATCCGCAGCTGCTCGCCGGCTCCGCCGACCCTTCCGACCCGGTGGAGGAGACCCTGCACAGCCACCTGCTCAAAAGCAACTGCCTGGTCACCAGCCAGCCCGACTGGGGAAGCGTGCTGATCCGCTACCGGGGCGGGCGCATCGACCCCGAGGCGCTGCTGCGCTACCTGATCAGCTTCCGCCAGCACAACGAGTTCCACGAGCAGTGCGTCGAGCGGATCTTCGTCGACCTGATGCGCTTCTGCCGGCCCGAGCGGCTGACGGTCTACGCCCGCTACACCCGCCGCGGCGGGCTCGACATCAACCCCTTCCGCAGCAACTTCGAAGCCAAGGTGGAGAACCTGCGCCTGGCGCGGCAGTAG
- a CDS encoding tetratricopeptide repeat protein yields MRRGWKLPLAGAALVASLSLAGCAAPAKPVGPAPAAIDPLWTQQMKAARSAFERGRLESAQRLYQRALDRARSLDQPGNIADAAYNLAACRVALGQAEQARPLLGEARAELERSAGDPADVLLLEARVALLLNHPQEATQLARQLLARHPPAAAELRLLAHLLLGTLASERGEPAQAEVELARAAALEAQTGDPALRAGLCELAGRLCLLRGEFARAAAHFDAQAGLLREARQPQAMVGALLEAAGAHQRAGALDLAAERLYRAARARLGQGNPQAARPLAERALGLASSGGEPQLAAAIRALLAELPPGGTGGESPRGEAF; encoded by the coding sequence ATGAGAAGGGGATGGAAGCTTCCGCTGGCCGGCGCCGCCCTGGTCGCCAGCCTGTCCCTGGCCGGCTGCGCCGCTCCGGCAAAGCCCGTTGGGCCCGCGCCGGCCGCCATCGATCCGCTCTGGACCCAACAGATGAAAGCCGCCAGGAGCGCCTTCGAGCGGGGGCGCCTGGAGAGCGCCCAGCGGCTCTACCAGCGCGCCCTGGACCGCGCCAGGAGCCTCGACCAGCCGGGGAACATCGCCGATGCCGCCTACAACCTGGCGGCCTGCCGGGTCGCCCTGGGCCAGGCGGAGCAGGCCCGCCCGCTGCTGGGCGAAGCCCGGGCGGAGCTCGAGCGCAGCGCCGGCGACCCGGCCGACGTGCTGCTGCTCGAGGCCCGGGTGGCGCTGCTGCTGAACCACCCGCAGGAGGCTACGCAGCTCGCCAGGCAGCTTCTCGCCCGACACCCACCTGCCGCCGCCGAACTGCGGCTGCTTGCCCACCTGCTGCTGGGGACGCTCGCCAGCGAGCGGGGCGAACCGGCGCAGGCCGAGGTGGAACTGGCCCGGGCCGCGGCGCTGGAGGCGCAGACCGGCGACCCGGCCCTGCGCGCCGGCCTCTGCGAGCTGGCCGGGCGCCTTTGCCTGCTGCGCGGGGAGTTCGCCCGGGCGGCGGCGCACTTCGACGCCCAGGCCGGCCTGCTGCGCGAGGCGCGGCAGCCGCAGGCCATGGTCGGGGCGCTGCTCGAGGCCGCCGGGGCCCACCAGCGGGCCGGGGCCCTGGATCTGGCCGCCGAGCGGCTCTACCGCGCGGCCCGGGCCCGGCTCGGCCAGGGGAATCCCCAGGCGGCCAGGCCGCTGGCCGAGCGGGCTCTTGGGCTGGCATCCAGTGGCGGCGAGCCGCAGCTGGCCGCCGCCATCCGCGCCCTGCTGGCCGAGCTGCCGCCAGGCGGCACGGGGGGCGAAAGTCCCCGGGGGGAGGCATTCTAA
- a CDS encoding MlaD family protein yields the protein MSGQPFHLRYVKEITGTFVVLAALIALLGLFLMAGAQRWFAPVEKITVMLPADGSHGLREDAEVQILGAVAGKVRRISIGTDGRMKARVHLDPDFLPFVRSDSRAIIRRKLALVPAVYLELTRGSGPPLPAKHPRLQAEAEKDLKTVATEILTQVEQATLPTFREYAQLAAELRDPQGPLQQLLQRLTRIAADLESGEGALPRLLRDPALAGELEGTLVGANATLGDLRRTLRSAEATSGKLAMMTDNVNRQLESLPQLLALTGEVLRDTRQVMEGLRQATDRLPEISRGIGREVDALPGLLLQATLTLEEIETLVLALQKHWLVRGYVEPAAPPGRIPPQRIPAAEGAP from the coding sequence ATGAGCGGTCAACCCTTTCATCTGCGCTACGTGAAGGAGATCACCGGCACCTTCGTCGTGCTCGCGGCGCTGATCGCTCTGCTCGGATTGTTCCTGATGGCCGGAGCCCAGCGCTGGTTCGCCCCGGTGGAAAAGATCACCGTCATGCTCCCCGCGGACGGCTCCCACGGCCTGCGCGAGGACGCCGAGGTGCAGATCCTCGGCGCGGTGGCCGGCAAGGTGCGGCGCATATCCATCGGGACGGACGGCCGCATGAAGGCCCGGGTCCATCTCGACCCGGATTTTCTCCCCTTCGTCCGCAGCGATTCCCGGGCCATCATCCGCCGTAAGCTCGCCCTGGTGCCGGCGGTCTACCTCGAGCTGACCCGGGGCTCCGGCCCGCCGTTGCCGGCAAAGCACCCCCGGCTGCAGGCCGAGGCCGAGAAGGACCTGAAAACCGTGGCCACGGAGATCCTCACCCAGGTGGAACAGGCCACCCTCCCCACCTTCCGCGAATACGCCCAACTGGCCGCCGAGCTACGCGATCCGCAGGGGCCGCTGCAGCAGCTGCTGCAGCGCCTGACCCGCATCGCTGCCGACCTGGAGTCGGGCGAGGGCGCCCTGCCCCGGCTGCTGCGGGACCCCGCCCTGGCCGGGGAGCTGGAGGGGACCCTGGTCGGGGCCAACGCCACCCTGGGCGATCTGCGGCGGACGCTGCGCAGCGCCGAGGCGACCAGCGGCAAACTGGCCATGATGACCGACAACGTCAACCGGCAGCTCGAATCCCTGCCCCAGCTGTTGGCCCTGACCGGCGAGGTGCTCCGCGATACCCGGCAGGTCATGGAGGGGCTGCGCCAGGCCACGGATCGGCTCCCCGAGATCAGCCGCGGCATCGGCCGGGAGGTGGACGCCCTGCCCGGCCTGCTGCTGCAGGCGACGCTGACCCTTGAGGAGATCGAAACCCTGGTCCTCGCCCTGCAGAAACACTGGCTGGTACGCGGCTACGTCGAGCCCGCCGCGCCCCCCGGCCGCATCCCCCCGCAGCGCATTCCGGCAGCGGAAGGTGCGCCATGA